The sequence TATACGACAGGACTTTAATACGGTGGACGTGTTTATCGAAATAGATGATGACGCAACCGAAGTATGGCAGGAGTATCAGAGTATAAAAAAGATAAAAGACAGGTTTGAGCGAAAAAGGAAATTTAATCAGTTCAAAAAAGACTTGTATATGTATGTGCTCAGTCTTCCCGAATTTGCTGTCAGAAAGCAGGTTGATATTGATGAAAAGGATATAACTTTCATAAACCGGGAAATGGTTTTTAATACATATGATAAAGATACGGGTTTTATGAGGGATTTGGAAAAAGACTACTTTTTTTAATGGGGGAATTGGCTTGGATATTAAGATATTAACGGTAAGATTGGAAGGTAACAGGGTTGAAAGCAGGGATATACCTAAGATAAGGGGCTATCTGGCAGGAAGGTTTCCACAGTATCTTGAGCTTCACAATCATCTCGGAGAAAATAAATTTAATTATGGTTATCCGGTGATACAATATAAATCCATAAATGGAGTGCCGAATATTTTAGCTATAAATGAAGCTTCAAAGATATTGATAGATATTTTCTATGATGTAAAAGAAATTGATATGAAAGACAAGGTCATGAGCATCTTGGAAAAGGGTTATGTGCTGAAGACCAGGGAACTTAAAACGACGGAAAGGATGATTGAATATAGATTTTTGTCGCCGTGGCTGGCATTGAACCAAGAGAATTATGAAAAGTTTATAAATTCGGATTCAGGTGAGCGGGTGGAAATTTTGAAGAAAATCCTTACCGGAAACATCCTGTCTATGGCAAAAGGTCTGGGTTATTGTGTGGACAAGCCTATCGAGGTGTTTGTCAATCTGCGTCCTGTCCAGGTAAATTACAAAAATAGAAAAATGATTGGATTTAAAGGAGAATTTATTACCAATTTTATAATACCCGACTACTTGGGACTGGGCAAGTCGGTGGCAAGGGGTTTTGGAACGGTGGAGAGAGTTGGTAAAGGTTTTGTATAGAGAAATGCCGGGTTAATAGAAAATATAAAGATTATAAATGTATTTTTTAATAATTAAATCAGAAGAGGGAGGAGACGTAATGGGATTTCTAACGGTTCTTGAAGTATCAAAAAAACAAAGCTATATTTTTAAATCCAACAGACTGAGAGAAAACATAGGAGCGTCGGAGATAATCGAATTTGTGACAAAAGAACTCCCACAAAAGCTGTATAACAAGTATAACGGCAGGCATATTAATTCCGGAGGCGGAAGCAGTATTTTTTACTTTGAAAATAAAGATGACTGCAAAAACTTTTCCAAGGATTATTCCAAGTTTGTACTCGAAACATTCCCTTCTTTGGAATTCTTCATGGCAAGTCTCGAATATGATCCGGAGAAAGATATTATTATTGATAAAACTAAAGAATTTGTAAATTGCAATATTAAATGCAACACCTATAGTGGAAATCATCCATAATTTTAGGTGCTAAAGTACAACATCATCTTTTAGCCCTTCTTAACTACTATCTTGAGCGAGTGCAGAGGGTAGTCAAGGGTTATCGATAGAGAGATTGTAAAATATTTTATGTAAACTAATTGACTCCTTCTATGATAGAATAATAAAGTATAGGAGGAGTTTTTTATGGCAAGAAAAAGGATAATAACACCAGAAAAGAAAGAGCTTATCAGAAATCTCATTTCTGAGTACAACATTACTTCAGCAAAGGATTTGCAGGAAGCATTGAAGGATCTGCTCGGAGATACGATACAAAATATGTTGGAAGCAGAGCTGGATGAACATCTCGGATATGAAAAGTACGAATCAACTGAAGAAGCGAAATCAAATTACCGTAACGGGTACACATCAAAAACATTAAAGTCAAGTGTAGGGCAAGTGGAAATAGATATCCCGCGGGACCGGAATGCAGAATTCGAGCCGAAAATTGTTCCCAGGTATAAAAGGGACATTTCAGAAATTGAAAATAAAATAATAGCAATGTATGCGCGGGGGATGTCTACCAGAGAAATCAACGAGCAGATACAGGAAATCTACGGATTTGAAGTATCTGCCGAGATGGTAAGTAAGATCACTGATAAAATACTACCTCAGATAGAAGAGTGGCAGAAAAGGCCTCTGGGAGAGGTTTATCCGATAGTATTTATTGACGCAATTCATTTTTCAGTAAAAAATGACGGCATTGTTGGGAAGAAGGCCGTATATATTGTGCTGGCGATTGATATAGAAGGGCAGAAAGATGTTATCGGTATTTATGTAGGAGAAAATGAGAGCTCAAAATTCTGGCTGAGTGTCTTAAATGACCTTAAAAACAGGGGTGTTAAAGACATTCTGATTCTCTGTGCTGATGCACTTTCAGGGATAAAGGATGCAATCAATGCGGCTTTTCCGAATACTGAATATCAGAGGTGTATAGTACACCAGATAAGAAACACGCTAAAGTATGTGTCAGATAAAGACCGAAAGGAATTTGCCAGGGACTTGAAACGGATATATACGGCTCCGAATGAGAAGGCAGGGTACGACCAGATGCTTGAGGTTTCAGAGAAATGGGAGAAGAAATACCCGGCAGCTATGAAGAGCTGGAAGAGCAATTGGGATGTTATTTGTCCATTTTTTAAGTATTCGGAGGAACTACGTAAAATCATGTATACGACCAATACTATTGAGAGCCTGAATAGCAGTTATAGAAGGATAAACAAATCAAGGACAGTATTTCCTGGCGACCAGTCACTTTTAAAGAGCATATATTTAGCTACAGTGAAGATTACTTCAAAATGGACGATGCGTTACAAAAACTGGGGTTTGATACTGGGACAGCTACAGATTATGTTCGAAGGGCGTATATAGTATAATCAAGGGGTTCAGGGAAACTCTGGTTTCCTGAACCCCCCTGTAATATTTTATACGCATCATCTTTGTCAAATTTTTCTTTTGTAAGAATTTCTTATCAGAAATTCTTTTGAATCTATAAAATTTGACAAAGCAGACTTTCGAGTCTTAAAATATATTTAAATACTAACATAGAAGGAAAATTAGTTTACACAAAAATATTTACACTGCCCGATAGATAAGACAAAGTCTTTACCCTTGACTACCCTCAAATGAGCTTTAAAATATCTTGGATGAAGGGCTCAGGCTATTGCTGATATATTTTTGTTTACCAGGTTATGTATCTCTTCATTAAAACATTCTTCAGGTGTTTTGTAACCTAATATCCTTCGTGGAAGGCTGTTTAACCATTGTTGTATCCGTTTTATCGTTTCTTCAGAAAAATCTTTTATAGCCTTTCCTTTAGGAATAAAACGCCTAATAAGTCCATTATGACGTTCATTAGTTCCTCTCTCCCATGAGGAATAAGGATGAGTGAAATAAACTTCAATTCCTAGCCCTTGTAACATTTCGGATAGTCTACTAAATTCAGAACCATTGTCTGCCGTTATAGTGCGAAATACATTTGAAACATCCTTACCATAACAATTCTTAAGTTCTGAAAGTGCCTCGTTAACAGTATTACTGTCTTTTGCGTCCAAAAGAAACAATAACTCGTAGCGGGTTTTTCGTTCAGTTAAGGTTAAAATTACTGAATCGTTAGACTTTTTGCCTGTTACCGTATCAATTTCCCAATGCCCAAAGGTTTGACGTGATTGTACTTCTTCCGGCCTTTGATCAATGCTTTTCCCTACAACCCGTTTGTTTTGACGTATCCTTTTTATTTTAGATTTTAAACGTAGTTTAAGATTTAAATCTATATTTCGTACTTTTATGAGTCCCAGGTCTATATAATTATACAGTGTTTTGGTACATACAATAGTAGAATTTTGCCACTTGGGGTCTCTCCTACATAAACCAACAACTGCATCTGGAGACCATTTTTCGCGTAGTATCTTATCT comes from Acetivibrio thermocellus ATCC 27405 and encodes:
- a CDS encoding CRISPR-associated endonuclease Cas6: MDIKILTVRLEGNRVESRDIPKIRGYLAGRFPQYLELHNHLGENKFNYGYPVIQYKSINGVPNILAINEASKILIDIFYDVKEIDMKDKVMSILEKGYVLKTRELKTTERMIEYRFLSPWLALNQENYEKFINSDSGERVEILKKILTGNILSMAKGLGYCVDKPIEVFVNLRPVQVNYKNRKMIGFKGEFITNFIIPDYLGLGKSVARGFGTVERVGKGFV
- a CDS encoding IS256-like element ISCth4 family transposase, which gives rise to MARKRIITPEKKELIRNLISEYNITSAKDLQEALKDLLGDTIQNMLEAELDEHLGYEKYESTEEAKSNYRNGYTSKTLKSSVGQVEIDIPRDRNAEFEPKIVPRYKRDISEIENKIIAMYARGMSTREINEQIQEIYGFEVSAEMVSKITDKILPQIEEWQKRPLGEVYPIVFIDAIHFSVKNDGIVGKKAVYIVLAIDIEGQKDVIGIYVGENESSKFWLSVLNDLKNRGVKDILILCADALSGIKDAINAAFPNTEYQRCIVHQIRNTLKYVSDKDRKEFARDLKRIYTAPNEKAGYDQMLEVSEKWEKKYPAAMKSWKSNWDVICPFFKYSEELRKIMYTTNTIESLNSSYRRINKSRTVFPGDQSLLKSIYLATVKITSKWTMRYKNWGLILGQLQIMFEGRI
- a CDS encoding IS30-like element ISCth3 family transposase, translating into MAVQYKSTTTEHKFKHLSVYERGQIAALLKEGKSQRYIANKLGRSPSTISREIKRGTTMQMRTDLSTYKVYFPETGQAVYEKNRMNCGAKRKLAQVEDFLKFAEDKILREKWSPDAVVGLCRRDPKWQNSTIVCTKTLYNYIDLGLIKVRNIDLNLKLRLKSKIKRIRQNKRVVGKSIDQRPEEVQSRQTFGHWEIDTVTGKKSNDSVILTLTERKTRYELLFLLDAKDSNTVNEALSELKNCYGKDVSNVFRTITADNGSEFSRLSEMLQGLGIEVYFTHPYSSWERGTNERHNGLIRRFIPKGKAIKDFSEETIKRIQQWLNSLPRRILGYKTPEECFNEEIHNLVNKNISAIA